In Aspergillus flavus chromosome 3, complete sequence, one genomic interval encodes:
- a CDS encoding Sedlin: MSGPKIACIGIIGKADNPLHISLFPPYLNSTVEFSFLLNSCLDIFEIRQKQTSVDQDLGLLHAVDEKLAAYGWLTTTGVKLLVIIDLIGQPVPNSMGKQKGSPRTGSKDPDLKPVFRALQTAYIRLLQNPFYSPDDHVPTIKAAAPTSNSLQITDHEFIAEVRNIGETWVLDATIL; encoded by the exons ATGTCAGGACCGAAAATTGCTTGCATCGGTATAATTGGAAAAGCT GATAACCCTTTGCATATTTCGCTTTTCCCTCCTTATCTGAATTCTACTGTTGAATTCTCGTTCCTATTGAACTCTTGTCTCGATATCTTTGAGATACGACAGAAGCAAACTTCAGTCGACCAAGACCTAGGCCTCTTGCACGCCGTGGATGAAAAACTAGCGGCATATGGTTGGCTAACAACTACTGGAGTAAAATTACTGGTCATTATTGATTTGATCGGACAACCAGTTCCAAACAGCATGgggaaacaaaaaggatCTCCGAGGACTGGTTCCAAAGATCCAGACCTGAAACCG GTTTTCCGAGCCTTGCAGACAGCTTATATTCGGCTTTTGCAAAACCCGTTCTATTCTCCGGATGATCATGTCCCTACAATCAAAGCTGCTGCCCCCACATCGAATTCTTTGCAAATCACAGACCATGAATTCATTGCGGAGGTCAGGAATATTGGTGAAACATGGGTGCTAGATGCGACTATACTTTGA
- a CDS encoding Non-repetitive/WGA-negative nucleoporin C-terminal-domain-containing protein, protein MFLPKAAISSASSLRNPRRRQRTSSDEPVNPPKAKRQRSSLRHVSSDIPSEDPSELHEHGGSTTTASQDFVPQTADNAIFQESMPIRGSKKSERRGEADGTIVLSKTDFYNVVQLPALPDQIRGLQSDSYKCFFGAGNCYALAMTNSHAIIWPYSIATSSPSPADVFTISIPEPCREPNGPVPLGILLSSVTAGLPGLMIITPDTGRIIYWETVSCAASLGLARQKQKTIQGSIPNLLSGEHITDLVNGEPSGVIVTLSSGRVAHITVRDPQGKPTVTVNFLRNTSGLSRIGFFGGIRNVLGGGFARKDLAAVRAGESHQRGQRDIIIATSGGLFEIWDTHWNNGIILKRQFDITNDLCHHLGTGDSNSSDDSNIEILDFSLMPAEYSVRELQASTSVPSWHLSLLVTQSEMGSQSMSLVQVNLAEEVHILSTHPIDLHGVSTALDSKPRLYLPKPGDTAFVLMGHSVVLLSLSLGKDQSAQHQQPRVFQDSISFRSGKAFEILGSGAEDKRDENSCPACLIMVRDFGIIRITALPHHNSPPTAECVRITAKQKIEQAIFYGTMLGNPLNLNNKSSLDFSVMDIEQAALEICRELLQSRSKFIPTTAISLEQNLRSRAKALDDLACLLMQQNKLLGEQIWWELLWGAEKLAAQRAMWKIEEGSRKLKGKGSTFLTHVINSMSDKFKTRVEKQDGEVDPVRNWFLHDTFQMEHVVPWIFNAIKPKKGHSSRQGRKMSEQILEASELSLAVLETAFRFRDEHASRYGIRDGYLEDGVLVTGFKGLPEFWTSQNFSYVETGHLLDLELDSCRAWIQQATSVTEAPESLTVKRIAGNSARQLCVLGQMHYERVRWLSAQEDPKLVDEGIATEQAHVKQRKWRLFKLAGIGRLDDAITLAEKFRDMSALVELIIELQDQTKGEILPSSRNDASDTISCESDHLNKKISLYFEKFGESWANAFFSRQISMRQSGILFAMKKFQPFITQFLRKDAAYSRLGWINDVIGENDYNAAAQSLEKLAIEGESDLWSHRVELSLAKLAKLATLEETNIPSHSGFHNDIRHLEDLSEIDAVQELIYAYISPALQGAIDQRAEVDLAIDHFGKNIAGDRPSLHELLSETLTKVVTRQIIDIHQLVDILTLIDSDKASEYGQSELSGKEFYLALRVIRLGIYAQQDSLNYITMQKLVWRRCMIKDNWVATGRAAESMDNGSEPFIYDTALFRTMGLCLRDRYDEDASYASLYIPSSPQDVFLNRSDSELLSTRYRLEQRTRIIHDLERENEILHENVEKGRLDFWFKNLLTSAEESASIPIPPTFTSEESNNNNQQVKRSPQPREGSSKARLSWL, encoded by the exons ATGTTCTTGCCAAAAGCCGCGATCTCGTCGGCATCCTCCTTGCGAAATCCTCGAAGACGCCAACGTACAAGCTCTGATGAACCCGTCAACCCCCCAAAAGCCAAAAGGCAACGGTCCAGTTTGCGCCATGTTAGTTCAGACATCCCTTCAGAGGACCCAAGCGAGCTGCACGAACATGGAGGTTCAACAACTACTGCTTCCCAAGACTTTGTGCCCCAAACCGCAGACAATGCTATTTTCCAGGAGAGCATGCCAATCAGAGGTTCAAAGAAGTCAGAGAGGCGAGGCGAGGCTGATGGGACCATTGTCCTC TCCAAAACTGACTTTTACAATGTTGTGCAATTACCGGCCTTGCCAGATCAGATTCGCGGACTACAATCAG ATTCTTATAAATGCTTCTTTGGTGCAGGCAATTGCTACGCCCTAGCCATGACGAACTCCCATGCAATTATCTGGCCATATTCAATTGCAACTTCCTCACCCTCGCCCGCCGATGTGTTTACTATTTCCATACCCGAACCCTGCAGGGAGCCAAATGGGCCAGTTCCTCTTGGAATTCTATTATCCAGTGTAACAGCTGGGCTTCCAGGATTGATGATCATCACTCCTGATACAGGAAGGATTATATACTGGGAAACTGTCTCATGTGCTGCATCACTGGGCCTGGCCaggcagaagcagaagaccaTCCAGGGATCTATACCTAATCTACTCTCGGGTGAACACATTACAGATCTCGTGAATGGCGAGCCTTCTGGTGTCATCGTCACATTATCGTCTGGGAGGGTTGCTCATATCACCGTTCGGGATCCACAAGGAAAGCCAACAGTGACTGTCAATTTCCTGCGAAATACGTCTGGGCTTAGTAGGATTGGGTTTTTCGGTGGTATTAGAAACGTCTTGGGTGGAGGCTTTGCAAGGAAAGACCTAGCTGCCGTCAGAGCTGGTGAATCTCATCAACGTGGACAGCGAGACATTATCATCGCTACGTCAGGCGGGCTCTTTGAAATCTGGGATACACATTGGAATAACGGGATTATATTGAAGAGACAGTTTGATATAACAAATGACCTATGCCATCATCTTGGTACGGGAGATTCTAACAGCTCTGATGACTCCAACATCGAGATCTTGGACTTCTCACTCATGCCGGCTGAATACAGTGTTCGTGAGCTACAAGCTAGCACGTCGGTACCGTCCTGGCATTTATCGCTCCTTGTAACTCAGTCTGAGATGGGCTCGCAAAGCATGTCTCTTGTGCAAGTCAATCTAGCCGAGGAAGTCCATATCTTGTCTACCCATCCTATTGATTTGCATGGGGTCTCGACGGCTCTTGATTCAAAACCGAGATTGTATCTTCCCAAGCCCGGTGATACGGCATTCGTTTTAATGGGTCACTCTGTTGTACTCTTATCGTTGAGTTTAGGCAAAGACCAGTCCGcgcaacatcaacaaccacGCGTGTTCCAGGACTCTATCAGCTTCCGTTCAGGAAAGGCCTTTGAAATTCTAGGCAGCGGCGCTGAGGACAAAAGGGATGAGAACTCGTGTCCCGCATGTCTAATAATGGTCCGTGATTTTGGTATCATCCGCATTACAGCTTTACCGCACCACAACTCGCCCCCCACCGCTGAATGTGTTCGAATCACTGCTAAACAAAAGATCGAGCAAGCCATATTCTATGGTACCATGCTTGGAAATCCACTGAACTTGAACAACAAGAGTAGCCTGGATTTCTCTGTCATGGATATCGAGCAAGCCGCGTTGGAAATTTGCAGAGAATTGCTCCAATCTAGGTCAAAGTTTATCCCAACGACAGCAATATCCTTAGAACAGAATCTACGATCGAGAGCGAAAGCTTTGGATGATCTGGCATGCCTTTTGATGCAGCAAAATAAGTTATTGGGTGAACAAATTTGGTGGGAGTTATTATGGGGCGCGGAGAAACTTGCGGCTCAGAGGGCTATGTGGAAGATAGAAGAAGGCTCTAGGAAATTAAAGGGCAAGGGATCGACCTTTCTTACCCACGTTATCAATTCGATGAGTGACAAATTTAAAACACGAGTCGAGAAGCAAGACGGCGAAGTTGATCCCGTCCGCAATTGGTTTCTCCATGATACATTCCAGATGGAGCATGTTGTTCCATGGATTTTCAATGCCATTAAGCCAAAGAAAGGGCACTCGTCCAGACAGGGACGAAAGATGTCAGAACAAATACTGGAAGCAAGTGAGCTTTCTTTGGCAGTCTTGGAGACCGCATTCAGATTCCGTGATGAGCACGCTAGTCGGTATGGTATTCGTGACGGATATCTCGAAGACGGCGTACTGGTCACCGGCTTTAAAGGTCTACCGGAATTCTGGACGTCTCAAAATTTTAGTTACGTTGAAACGGGCCATTTGTTGGATCTAGAACTCGATAGTTGCAGGGCTTGGATTCAACAAGCAACGTCTGTCACCGAAGCCCCTGAGAGCCTAACAGTGAAAAGAATTGCGGGCAACAGTGCCAGACAACTCTGTGTCCTAGGCCAAATGCATTATGAGCGAGTCCGGTGGCTTTCTGCCCAGGAGGACCCAAAACTGGTCGATGAGGGCATCGCTACTGAGCAGGCCCATGTTAAACAACGCAAATGGCGACTCTTCAAACTTGCAGGTATTGGAAGATTAGACGATGCCATTACGTTGGCGGAAAAATTTCGAGATATGAGTGCATTAGTAGAACTAATCATTGAACTTCAAGATCAAACAAAGGGCGAGATTCTCCCAAGCTCCCGAAACGATGCGTCAGATACTATCAGCTGTGAATCTGATCATCTCAACAAAAAAATATCTCTTTATTTTGAGAAATTCGGTGAATCATGGGCAAATGCATTCTTTTCCCGGCAGATATCGATGCGTCAGTCGGGAATACTGTTCGCCATGAAGAAATTCCAACCTTTTATCACTCAGTTCTTGCGCAAGGATGCAGCCTATTCGCGGCTGGGTTGGATTAATGATGTGATTGGTGAAAATGACTACAACGCCGCCGCTCAGTCGCTAGAGAAACTCGCAATAGAGGGGGAATCCGATTTATGGAGTCATCGTGTCGAACTTTCCCTAGCGAAGCTTGCCAAACTAGCAACATTGGAGGAGACCAACATACCGAGCCATTCAGGTTTCCACAACGATATACGGCATCTGGAAGATCTCTCTGAAATAGACGCCGTCCAAGAACTCATTTACGCCTATATTTCCCCGGCGTTGCAGGGTGCAATTGATCAAAGAGCTGAGGTTGACCTAGCCATTGACCACTTTGGAAAAAACATTGCTGGAGATAGGCCTTCTCTACATGAACTACTTAGTGAAACCCTCACCAAAGTTGTCACCAGGCAAATCATTGATATTCACCAATTGGTCGATATATTGACATTGATAGATTCCGACAAAGCATCAGAATATGGCCAATCAGAATTATCCGGGAAAGAGTTCTACCTTGCCTTGCGTGTCATTCGTCTTGGAATTTATGCTCAGCAAGATTCACTCAACTATATCACTATGCAGAAGCTAGTGTGGCGACGGTGTATGATAAAAGACAATTGGGTGGCTACAGGAAGGGCGGCCGAGAGCATGGACAATGGAAGCGAGCCCTTTATTTACGACACGGCCCTTTTCCGCACTATGGGTTTATGTCTTAGAGACA GATACGACGAAGACGCTAGCTACGCATCCCTATACATTCCAAGTTCTCCACAAGATGTGTTTCTAAACAGATCGGACTCTGAACTTCTCTCGACACGCTATCGTCTGGAGCAACGGACACGAATCATACATGATCTTGAGAGGGAGAATGAAATCCTACATGAAAAtgtggaaaaaggaaggctTGATTTTTGGTTCAAGAATCTTCTCACCTCTGCAGAAGAGTCTGCATCCATCCCAATCCCTCCGACTTTTACTTCAGAAGaatccaacaacaacaaccagcAAGTGAAGCGGTCCCCGCAGCCAAGGGAAGGGTCTAGTAAGGCGCGGCTAAGTTGGCTTTGA
- a CDS encoding putative NADH-ubiquinone oxidoreductase subunit B (unnamed protein product), with protein MLPLSARALPGALHARPRLVSSIPRIQLVAHLSTTPNQSATALEHKGHSGQPLTASGKIRKEVPLPSQEKKEGAMQYVLTTLDQVANWARQSSLWPMTFGLACCAVEMMHLSTPRYDQDRLGIIFRASPRQSDVMIVAGTLTNKMAPALRQVYDQMPDPRWVVSMGSCANGGGYYHYSYSVVRGCDRIVPVDVYVPGCPPTSEALMYGIFQLQKKMRHTRITRMWYRR; from the exons ATGCTTCCTTTATCAGCGCGCGCCCTTCCGGGTGCCCTCCATG CACGACCACGCTTGGTCTCATCGATTCCTCGAATCCAACTAGTTGCACATCTGTCAACTACCCCCAATCAATCGGCCACAGCGCTTGAGCACAAAGGACATTCGGGTCAGCCGCTGACTGCTTCTGGAAAGATACGGAAGGAGGTACCTCTACCgagccaggagaagaaggagggtGCGATGCAATATGTGCT GACTACCTTGGACCAAGTTGCGAATTGGGCACGTCAGAGCTCTCTTTGGCCTATGACTTTTGGTCTTGCCTGCTGCGCTGTCGAGATGATGCATCTGTCTACCCCGAGATATGATCAAGACCGCCTAGGGATTATCTTTCGAGCCTCTCCTCGCCAGTCAGATGTTATGATCGTCGCTGGCACGTTAACGAACAAGATGGCACCCGCTCTTAGGCAGGTTTATGATCAGATGCCCGACCCACGTTGGGTTGTTAGCATGGGCAGCTGTGCAAATGGTGGTGGCTACTATCATTACAGCTACTCCGTTGTTCGTGGGTGCGATAGAATCGTCCCTGTTGATGTATATGTTCCTGGAT GCCCACCGACCTCCGAGGCATTGATGTACGGAATTTTCCAACTccagaagaaaatgaggcaCACCAGAATCACACGCATGTGGTACAGGCGCTAG